A genome region from Pseudomonas sp. N3-W includes the following:
- a CDS encoding HAD family hydrolase yields the protein MTVQLITFDLDDTLWDTAPVIVSAEAILREWLGVQAPNLGAVPVEHLWAIRERVLSNEPGLKHRISALRRRVLFHALEEAGYDHGQASDLADQAFEVFLHARHQIDVFPEVVPTLEILANHYALGVVTNGNADVRRLGLADYFKFALCAEDIGIAKPDARLFHEALHRGAATAETAVHIGDHPGDDIAGAQEAGLRAIWFNPAGKAWEADRLPDAEIRSLTDLPALLARWNAQH from the coding sequence ATGACTGTGCAACTGATCACCTTCGACCTCGACGACACGCTGTGGGACACCGCCCCGGTGATCGTCAGCGCCGAAGCGATATTGCGTGAATGGCTGGGCGTTCAGGCGCCGAATCTGGGCGCAGTGCCGGTGGAGCATCTGTGGGCGATTCGCGAGCGGGTGCTGAGCAATGAACCTGGTCTCAAGCATCGCATCAGCGCGCTGCGCCGACGGGTGTTGTTTCATGCACTGGAAGAAGCCGGCTACGATCACGGTCAGGCATCGGATTTGGCCGATCAGGCGTTTGAAGTCTTTTTGCATGCTCGGCATCAGATCGACGTGTTCCCCGAGGTCGTGCCGACCCTGGAAATACTCGCCAACCACTACGCACTGGGCGTGGTTACCAACGGCAACGCCGATGTGCGTCGGCTGGGGCTGGCGGATTACTTCAAGTTTGCGTTGTGCGCTGAAGACATCGGTATCGCCAAACCGGATGCACGCCTGTTCCACGAGGCGCTGCACCGGGGCGCAGCGACGGCTGAGACGGCAGTGCATATCGGTGATCATCCGGGTGATGACATTGCCGGGGCGCAGGAGGCGGGGTTACGGGCCATCTGGTTCAACCCGGCGGGCAAGGCCTGGGAGGCGGACCGACTGCCGGATGCGGAGATTCGCAGCCTGACCGACTTGCCAGCGTTGTTGGCGCGGTGGAATGCCCAGCACTGA
- the sutA gene encoding transcriptional regulator SutA: protein MSDDDLENDDLEVGDEDEAEEGLEAAAEDVAEDDGGDDTPAPTAKGKAKAAVSVDELPSVEAKNKERDALAKAMEEFLAKGGKVQEVEANVVADPPKKPDNKYGSRPI, encoded by the coding sequence ATGAGCGACGATGATCTGGAAAACGACGACCTCGAAGTAGGCGACGAAGACGAGGCCGAAGAAGGCCTGGAAGCAGCAGCGGAAGACGTTGCTGAAGACGACGGTGGTGACGATACACCGGCCCCGACCGCCAAAGGCAAAGCCAAGGCAGCGGTGTCGGTTGACGAACTGCCGAGCGTCGAAGCCAAGAACAAGGAACGCGATGCCCTGGCCAAGGCCATGGAAGAGTTCCTGGCCAAAGGCGGCAAGGTGCAGGAAGTGGAGGCCAATGTGGTCGCCGATCCGCCCAAGAAGCCTGACAACAAGTATGGCAGCCGGCCTATCTGA
- a CDS encoding secondary thiamine-phosphate synthase enzyme YjbQ, whose protein sequence is MWQQTLITLRPRPRGFHLVTDELLAGLSELKACRVGLLHLWLQHTSASLTINENADPAVRRDFERFFNRLIPQGSDGYEHNDEGLDDLPAHFKASVLGCQLSLPISAGRLALGTWQGVYLGEHRDHGGARKVLATVHGEGA, encoded by the coding sequence ATGTGGCAACAGACTCTGATTACCCTGCGGCCAAGGCCTCGGGGCTTTCATCTGGTAACGGACGAGTTACTCGCCGGCCTGTCTGAACTCAAGGCTTGCCGGGTCGGTCTGTTGCATTTGTGGCTGCAGCATACCTCGGCGTCGTTGACCATCAACGAGAACGCCGATCCGGCGGTACGTCGCGACTTCGAACGATTTTTCAATCGACTGATCCCACAAGGATCAGACGGCTATGAGCATAACGACGAAGGCCTGGACGACCTCCCGGCGCACTTCAAGGCCAGCGTGCTTGGCTGTCAGCTCAGTCTGCCGATTTCGGCGGGCCGACTGGCGTTGGGAACCTGGCAAGGCGTTTATCTGGGCGAGCACCGTGATCATGGCGGTGCCCGTAAAGTCCTCGCCACCGTGCACGGTGAAGGGGCATAG